The genome window ataacgaaataaaaattatataaaagatcAAAGGTTATAAGGATTTAAATGCTAAGTAATACCTggtaatatacatacatttcttATGGTTTATCACTTCAATATACTTTATCAATAGttgcatatatatgtaatacttcgtatataaatttgtaatatctatctgattttatgtttttgatactatgtagaatgcattttttgctataattaaatataaatatcatacttttatattttgtatacataACGTAAACATAAAGTTTAAAAAACTAAAtctaatgtataataaataaacaaaaagaaatacaatttagttgcaaaattattacgaaaattttttacagtattatgaagtataaaacaataactatgatgtaaatataaattcaaatatcaaaATGGATCAACatataactttaataattgatatgtttaaattttgtacaagtataaaagtataatatattatattatattagagttataaaactaaaatattttttatcagttatgacatgtaaattgaaatgtatacaaaattaattacaaaataagtTGCAAACTATTTAACATCGATAACGTtccttaattattaatatcgttatattgttatattgtaataaacaGTAATAAAACTTTAATACAAATCAAGGAAAAGATTATAGCATGTATAAAACGATTCAAATGTAATATTTggtaattgtaatattaatatgtaatatttactaaatatgTAAGTACTTTGagatatataatagtaataaatttattttctttcagatATAAGTACCTTGTTAAACTCttgaaactttgaaatatacaattttcttatttttatttctgcaGTTGGTCTTACTGTGTCGCCGGGCGGGTAAGTGTAATTTCCATAATATTTTCCGCTAGAGGCGCTGAAAGTTCGTAATAATGTCTACTATTCGTTTCCGGTTTATGTGGTAGCTTAACATCGTTCTTCATTTTTCCTTATACATCCGTTTGTGTGCGATAAGTTATAGGCACGTAAGTCGTTCGTTTGTACTAGGTTATATCATTTCTTACATGATACACGATGCAATAACACAAGACCCAATGAACATTACAAGTTTTATGACTATAATGATACCGGAAGTTCTGTAGTTTTCGTTATCAATACGTATATTCAGAGTTCACAGAAATGGCGACCGCCGTACCATCAAGATTTGCAGTTCTCAGCATTGATGATGATGATTGTAAGCCGAAGAAAACCCAGAAGAATGTTACTGCCGGTAAGACGAATCAAAAATCTAAAACTGACAAATCGAAACAACAGCAGCAACCAAAAAAGGATGacaagaaaaaacaaaataaggTATGATGTATGtagtttttgttttttttttttctttgtttttgatTACCCGGTAAACGTCATAGTATTTATAAGTCGTGGCGGGACCTTGTATTTTGAAACGAACTTCAATATTGATTTTGACTTTTAGTGGTGTATATAATGAATctcaatatattttgaaatgtaGGAAGCaaatcaatttataattaatagaataatCTAGTTCTTAATATTATCGTAATAATGTtcagaaatttgtaaaataaatgttttattcattttatactttttctttatttatagggaaaaaagaaaaaaactagTAGCAATGAAAATCAACAATGGGAACAATGGAAACAGAAAGATACAATGgtaatgtataaattttttataatgtattttgTTTACTTGTCTTTagcttaatgaaatttttgttataaatttaataaaataagtttttATCTGGACATTGGTACAATGACACCCAACCAATTGTGTGTAATAAAGGACAGCACAGGCTTGACTAATATGTGTGAAAATCATAGTTTAGTTTTAGATATAAATTGTTAAAGCTAAGGTTTTGTTTCAGTAGTGACATATTTATAAGTGTTGTGTGTTATCACGTCCAATTGTGATTTCCTTAAGGCTGTCGAGGAAACGTTTGAGCAAGAATTACATCAAGCCATCTTGCTGTCAAAGCTGGCTTATGAAGAGCAACTAGTAAGTGCAGTCAAGTCAGAAAAAGAGCAAGAGTCAAATAagaaatcagggaaaaaatcaaaaaagGCTACTATGTCATTGGAGCAGTTCAACAATATGGGATTAGAAACTACTTCTACTACAACTACTAccattactactactactactactcaAAATACAGTATTACCTCCAGAAAATGGCGATACTAAATCCAAAGGTAACATAATTCCATATTTTAAATCttaaatagatataaaatgattaatttagttaatttattCATAGAATTAGACACAgaattttttgaaagaattgaaaaggagacaaaagaagaaatcacaaaggaaaaagaaaaggatatATTGAAGGCGAgactaaataaaattgatgatGATATCACATCTGCTCAGTTAAGGGTAGAGGTGGAAAAACGTGACGAAATCATTAATGAATTAAGGAGTCAAGTAGAAAGCTTAAAAAAGGAATTAACACAAGttaaagaaaggaataaaaagctttatcaaatattatccCATGGAGAAAGTAGGCTTAATAGTTTTTTACTGATAGTTCTagtattattgtaaatatggTTAATTTTCTTGTTCGTTTCTAGTGAAAGATAAAGCGTCAGTATTAGCTGAAGTAGCAAAATTACAAGAAATACGGGACGAGTTGACGTCCGAAGTAGCATCCTTACATGCACAATTAGAACAAGAGAGGTCCAAAACACGTACTTCTAGTACAGATGTGAAACCATCTAAACAAACTGTAAGATAATTATCAGAACgacattaaatttaatgtaattgaTTACATATAATCGTGTGTTAACaaactatatttattttttagaataaGAAGAGGCCCGTTAATGAAAATGCCTAAACTACAGACTATTTTTGTTGAATGTAAAGTACTAAACCATTGTGATCTATAAAGCTTAATTTACTGCTAATGACTAATCAGTTAACAGTCTCAAGACTGATGCGTAATCATTAAAACTTAAGATCTCATGAAAATGTATCACGTATTTGACTTTAAAGCATATAAAGCAATCTTTTAAGCAacgtatttttcaaacataCAGAAGTTCACTCAATGAAAATAGGgtcatatttttctaaagtgcatattttcatttgtaatttgAGTTTCATTCTTTCATAATACGGTAcaagaatatcttttttttattcaaactcTCTTACACAGTAGTAGTTGAACATAACTTTGCAGTCAAGTTTAAACGGGAAACTAGTACAACACTATTTCTATATTGCAACTTGACAACATAAACAAATGTCGTTATCTTCCAAATTTTGTCCGGACGTACGTCAGTGAATATACATTATCTGaagtattttgtaataaatatattctacaCCATTCTTGTTGATGTTAATAATTTccttaatattttgttaaagcTATCAGtgaaattaagatattttgATATTGTACATACAATTTAgaggtaatattttattcagtgCGAACATTTGTGgacaaaagattaaaaaaggaATGATCAAATCTTTTGTTCTATGAGactgaaacaaaattatatacataaaagaatTTCAGGTCCTAAATGTATAAgccatatttatatacaaactaTCATGAATGTATCAAAATaagtaacgaaaatatatttttttcacaaaattattctagatttaaattttatttaacaaaatgataaatgtttattttctaatatgaTATTAACCCATACATATTTTAGTTCATATGTCATTAATATATGTACTACAATATACTATTCCtattaaagataattttttaacatgttttatttttaacatgaatttttatacttatatatatataaggttttttttattcaagaagatatctttaaaattattgtatgCTATAACATTTTCTTCACGTGCCCTTTTACAATCTTCGATTACCGTCATTTCCACATACCAATTCTGTTTTTTTCGCCATTTCCACTGGTGACATAGCCGCTCTCACGATGCTAAGCTTTATCCGGATTATACGTACGAGTgcatttttatggaaattttttgTTCACTTTTTCTGCCTGGAGTTATTCCAGGCCCAGGCAAAATTTTTTTTCGACTCGCTCTCCCACTGGCTTCAACATTCAGTTCGATATGTTACACCTCACGTTCCAATTCTTTTTTCCGGCTTTGCTCCATTCGTTTCCGAGTTCacgtaaaaaaagaaggaaggaaaaaatgGAAGAGAATTCGCATGTACcatgataaatttaaatacgcATTATACTTTTGATTAAAAGAGCCCATCGGCTTAATCGTAAGCGGATAAACGactgaatttctttcttttattttttaaaatgtgaATTATAAAcggaaatgaatattaattatgtttaaATTTGGAATTGAAAACAATATAAGGAATAGCTATAAATAACGTAATCAATCataatcaaaaaaaaaaaaaatataaaaatatttgcttgAATGGGaaaattacgtttaatttattttcaatttgttcaaagtaaattaATCTGTATCGTttagcatataaaaattatattagttGCCAAATGAGATTTTACGGGattgaatataatatttataagcaGGTATAATGAATTGTTCGTTCAATTTTTAGAGGAAACTGAATTGGGAGTATAACTCGAGCGTCTATTCAGCTTTTGACTGGAATCTTGACCAATAAAAGGGGCATTAGCGTTAAGTGGACGCCTCGCCTACTCGGTCATAGTCCTGTTTGCTACAAGAGTAGAGGGTGGAAAATATAAAGGGTATAGTTAGCGAGAGATACAACTGAAATCTAAGTAAAAGTTACATACATCGTTTATTAGTTTACGCAATCATacgattctttttattctaatttggTTGTATTacaagaaatgaaataaaaaaaaaagaagaagtactaatataaaataagcgTTATATAGCAAAATAGAAAGGCGAAAACTAATTACTTATTATACATAAGAAAATTAGCCCTAACAGCAATATCGCAATGttgtatctttaaattaaaaaagaatatagaatTAGCAAAACATTAGTCGTTATCTTTTCATATCTTATGCAGTttaaaataaacgcttaagatgtaaatttaatgtaagtaattttcagtaaatttcttcatttaaaattctaaactAGAGATATATAAACTCAGAatggtataataaataattagctggacaaatattattttgtagtcAATTCGATCAATCTAATTTATCATTATGATATCGATGTTGTGAAAAAGTTTGTTCTTCGATAAGTAAAAGTTGATGGTTTCGAACCCGTCGCTGCCGAGAGAAAGGAAATACGTGCGGGAAAAAGACaggtagagaaagagagagcatGGCAAAGGGTGGGTTTTAGGACGTGAGATGGTAAAGGGGGTGACAGTGGGGATTCATTATCTGACAGTCTATTGTCATTCCTGCGGGCTGAGATTTTGCTCGGGCCAAGAGCATCTCTGG of Bombus fervidus isolate BK054 chromosome 1, iyBomFerv1, whole genome shotgun sequence contains these proteins:
- the LOC139990394 gene encoding uncharacterized protein; its protein translation is MATAVPSRFAVLSIDDDDCKPKKTQKNVTAGKTNQKSKTDKSKQQQQPKKDDKKKQNKGKKKKTSSNENQQWEQWKQKDTMAVEETFEQELHQAILLSKLAYEEQLVSAVKSEKEQESNKKSGKKSKKATMSLEQFNNMGLETTSTTTTTITTTTTTQNTVLPPENGDTKSKELDTEFFERIEKETKEEITKEKEKDILKARLNKIDDDITSAQLRVEVEKRDEIINELRSQVESLKKELTQVKERNKKLYQILSHGEMKDKASVLAEVAKLQEIRDELTSEVASLHAQLEQERSKTRTSSTDVKPSKQTNKKRPVNENA